In Zingiber officinale cultivar Zhangliang chromosome 8B, Zo_v1.1, whole genome shotgun sequence, a single genomic region encodes these proteins:
- the LOC122017758 gene encoding tropinone reductase homolog At5g06060-like produces the protein MEKWSLLGSTALVTGGTKGIGRGIVEELGQLGAVVHTCSRTQSDLDKSLQQWRAAGLKVSGSVCDVSSPADRAKLIEEVKSAFDGKLNILVCNAGTGVVKPAVEQTAEDYKLVMNVNLESGFYLCQLAHPLLKASGNGSIVFISSVVGFMAIDGLSVYGATKGAINQLTRSLACEWPRDNIRTNCVAPGTIKTPLIEHALQDETFVAMETRRIPAGRLGEPEDVAPLVAFLCMPGARYINGVICADGGRTANGNF, from the exons ATGGAGAAGTGGTCTCTTCTCGGGTCAACTGCGCTGGTCACCGGCGGCACGAAAGGAATCGG GCGCGGAATCGTGGAAGAATTAGGGCAACTCGGAGCCGTCGTCCACACCTGCTCCCGCACCCAATCCGACCTCGACAAGTCCCTCCAGCAATGGCGCGCTGCCGGCTTAAAGGTCTCCGGATCCGTCTGCGACGTCTCCTCGCCGGCCGACAGGGCGAAGCTGATCGAGGAAGTCAAATCCGCCTTCGACGGAAAGCTCAATATTCTT GTTTGTAATGCCGGAACAGGAGTGGTGAAGCCGGCGGTGGAGCAGACTGCGGAGGACTACAAGCTCGTGATGAACGTTAACTTGGAATCCGGCTTCTACCTCTGCCAACTCGCGCACCCGCTTCTGAAGGCGTCGGGAAACGGCAGCATCGTCTTCATCTCTTCCGTCGTCGGATTCATGGCCATCGACGGCTTGTCCGTGTACGGTGCTACCAAAGGAGCGATTAATCAGCTCACCAGGAGCCTCGCCTGCGAGTGGCCGCGAGATAACATCCGCACCAACTGCGTCGCCCCTGGAACCATCAAAACCCCCTTGATCGAACAC GCGCTGCAGGATGAGACGTTCGTGGCGATGGAGACACGTCGCATTCCGGCAGGGCGGCTCGGGGAGCCAGAGGATGTGGCGCCGCTGGTAGCGTTCCTCTGCATGCCTGGCGCGCGCTACATCAATGGAGTCATCTGTGCGGATGGAGGAAGAACTGCGAACGGCAACTTTTGA
- the LOC122013560 gene encoding uncharacterized protein LOC122013560: MMHAFTQGMMDGDFFRSLIRKSPRDYDHMLKKPSEYINVEEAQAARKKETPTELAAPPERRPQAIHQPPRGPRVEGMRPHQESRSHAVQHVEVEWPKSRGKGYHQVPLTRDDQEKVSFITADSTYCYNVMPFGLKNASVTYQRLMNKVFRKQIG, translated from the exons ATGATgcacgccttcacccaagggatGATGGATggcgatttcttccgctcgctcatcagaaAGTCGCCGCGTGATTATGACCATATGTTGAAAAAGCCgagcgaatacatcaacgtggaggaggcgCAAGCGGCCCGTAAAAAGGAAACACCGACAGAGTTAGCAGCACCGCCTGAGCGGAGGCCTCAAGCTATTCATCAACCACCCAGAGGACCCCGGGTCGAGGGGATGAGGCCGCATCAGGAATCAAGGTCGCACGCTGTGCAACACGTGGAGGTCGAATGGCCTAAGTCGagaggaaag gggtaccatcaagtgccgctcacccGTGACGATCAGGAGAAAGTAAGTTTCATAACTGCGGACagcacttactgttacaacgtgatgccattcggattgaagaacgcaagTGTTACATACCAGCGGCtcatgaataaagtgttccgaaAGCAGATTGGGTGA